In Nocardioides cavernae, a single genomic region encodes these proteins:
- the glgX gene encoding glycogen debranching protein GlgX, which yields MTPPPETSAVWNHDGETMAVWPGRNHPLGATWSRESTNFAVYAPEARAMWVCLFDEDGVETRHRLTEQALGVWHGAVPGVARGARYGYRADGPWDPEAGLRFNPAKLLLDPYGRAVSGDLVVDKAIFGYVKDDPATRSDLDSAPYIPRSVVVHDDFQWGPDTSPHRRWRDTVIYEMHVKGMTALHDRVPEELRGTYAGLAAPAVTAYLKDLGVTAVELLPVHQFFSEPALAERGLVNYWGYNSLCYFAPHNAYSAAGDRGQQVTEFKQMVKDFHLAGLEVILDVVYNHTAEAGPRGPTLSFRGLDDRGYYQRVVPPATKPGQAPEPVRYWDVTGCGNTVDATHTQSLRMILDSLRYWVTEMHVDGFRFDLMSALTRTDQVVDMGSHLLTAIGQDPVLRHVKLIAEPWDASMDGYRVGEFPPPWVEWNDQFRDTVRDFWRGHSRGVRTVATRLAGSSDLYADDGRSPYASVNFITAHDGFTLRDLVSYNDKHNEENGEDNRDGTDNNRSWNCGVEGETDDPEIIALRRRQAANLMATLCFSSGVPMLTAGDERGRTQGGNNNAYGQDNETSWIDWRPDDAWLDVYEITKTALRLRREHPALRQRHWFEGRPTIKGGIKDLVWVHPSGHEMTVDDWNDDSIRTIGMFLNGAPLRSPGPHGEQVRDRSFMIWLNSGVDDVELVLPANQWVHHGEVVLSTNTDVAVGTPVVAGGTMALQARSVLVLRQT from the coding sequence GTGACACCGCCCCCCGAGACGAGCGCAGTCTGGAACCACGACGGCGAGACCATGGCGGTCTGGCCGGGTCGCAACCACCCCCTGGGCGCGACGTGGTCGCGGGAGTCGACCAACTTCGCGGTGTACGCCCCCGAGGCACGAGCGATGTGGGTGTGCCTGTTCGACGAGGACGGTGTCGAGACGCGCCACCGGCTCACCGAGCAAGCACTGGGCGTGTGGCACGGCGCCGTCCCCGGTGTGGCCCGTGGCGCGCGCTACGGCTACCGCGCGGACGGGCCGTGGGACCCCGAGGCCGGCCTGCGGTTCAACCCCGCCAAGCTGCTGCTCGACCCGTACGGCAGGGCCGTGTCGGGCGACCTCGTGGTCGACAAGGCCATCTTCGGCTACGTCAAGGACGACCCCGCGACCCGCAGCGACCTCGACTCCGCGCCGTACATCCCCCGCAGCGTCGTCGTCCACGACGACTTCCAGTGGGGACCGGACACCTCGCCGCACCGCCGCTGGCGCGACACCGTGATCTACGAGATGCACGTCAAGGGGATGACCGCGCTGCACGACCGGGTGCCCGAGGAGCTCCGGGGGACGTACGCCGGACTGGCGGCGCCGGCCGTGACCGCGTACCTCAAGGACCTCGGCGTGACGGCGGTCGAGCTGCTGCCCGTGCACCAGTTCTTCTCCGAGCCGGCCCTCGCCGAGCGGGGCCTGGTCAACTACTGGGGCTACAACTCGCTGTGCTACTTCGCCCCGCACAACGCGTATTCCGCTGCCGGCGACCGCGGCCAGCAGGTCACCGAGTTCAAGCAGATGGTCAAGGACTTCCACCTCGCCGGGCTCGAGGTCATCCTCGACGTGGTCTACAACCACACCGCCGAGGCGGGCCCCCGCGGGCCGACGCTCAGCTTCCGCGGCCTCGACGACCGCGGCTACTACCAGCGCGTGGTGCCGCCGGCGACGAAGCCGGGCCAGGCCCCCGAGCCGGTGCGCTACTGGGACGTCACCGGCTGCGGCAACACCGTCGACGCCACCCACACGCAGAGCCTGCGGATGATCCTCGACTCGCTGCGCTACTGGGTCACCGAGATGCACGTCGACGGCTTCCGCTTCGACCTGATGAGCGCGCTGACCCGCACCGACCAGGTCGTCGACATGGGCTCCCACCTGCTCACCGCGATCGGGCAGGACCCCGTGCTCCGCCACGTGAAGCTGATCGCCGAGCCGTGGGACGCGTCGATGGACGGCTACCGCGTCGGGGAGTTCCCGCCGCCGTGGGTCGAGTGGAACGACCAGTTCCGCGACACGGTGCGCGACTTCTGGCGCGGCCACTCCCGCGGCGTACGGACCGTCGCGACCCGGCTGGCCGGGTCGAGCGACCTCTACGCCGACGACGGCCGGTCCCCCTACGCCTCGGTCAACTTCATCACCGCCCACGACGGCTTCACGCTGCGCGACCTCGTGTCGTACAACGACAAGCACAACGAGGAGAACGGCGAGGACAACCGCGACGGCACCGACAACAACCGGTCGTGGAACTGCGGCGTCGAGGGTGAGACCGACGACCCGGAGATCATCGCGCTGCGTCGTCGCCAGGCGGCCAACCTGATGGCGACGCTGTGCTTCTCCAGCGGCGTCCCGATGCTCACCGCCGGCGACGAGCGCGGACGCACGCAGGGCGGCAACAACAATGCCTACGGCCAGGACAACGAGACCTCGTGGATCGACTGGCGCCCCGACGACGCGTGGCTCGACGTCTACGAGATCACCAAGACCGCGCTGCGGCTGCGGCGCGAGCACCCGGCGCTGCGGCAGCGGCACTGGTTCGAGGGGCGGCCCACGATCAAGGGCGGCATCAAGGACCTCGTCTGGGTGCACCCGAGCGGCCACGAGATGACGGTCGACGACTGGAACGACGACAGCATCCGCACGATCGGGATGTTCCTCAACGGGGCTCCCCTGCGTTCACCCGGCCCGCACGGCGAGCAGGTGCGCGACCGCTCGTTCATGATCTGGCTCAACTCCGGCGTCGACGACGTCGAGCTGGTGCTGCCGGCCAACCAGTGGGTCCACCACGGCGAGGTCGTCCTGTCGACCAACACCGACGTCGCCGTCGGCACCCCGGTGGTCGCGGGCGGGACGATGGCACTGCAGGCGCGCTCGGTCCTGGTGCTGCGCCAGACCTGA
- a CDS encoding glutamate-5-semialdehyde dehydrogenase: protein MSSEEAVREVAGRARTASHELATATRATKDAALRAMADALVASSTEILAANAEDVARAEAAGTPANIVDRLRLDESRLEAMAQGLRDVAGLPDPVGEVLRGSTLANGLELRQVRVPFGVVGMIYEARPNVTADAAGICLKSGNAVLLRGSSSARSSNAAIVEAMRGAVARSGLPEDVVQLVPGETHDGVKALMRARGLVDVLIPRGGAGLIRSVVEESTVPVIETGVGNCHVYVDASADLEQALAIVLNSKTHRTSVCNAAESLLVHEDVADEFLPAVVEALQASGVLIHGDSAFAEYDDVVPVTDEDHAAEFLGLEISAAVVPDVEGAIAHIRRWSSGHTEAILARDQATIRRFVAAVDSAAVMVNASTRFTDGGEFGFGAEIGISTQKLHARGPMGLPEMTSSKYVVVGEGHVR from the coding sequence ATGAGCAGCGAGGAGGCAGTGCGCGAGGTCGCCGGTCGCGCCCGGACGGCCAGCCACGAGCTGGCCACCGCCACGCGGGCGACCAAGGATGCGGCGCTGCGGGCGATGGCCGACGCGCTGGTCGCCTCGTCGACCGAGATCCTGGCGGCCAACGCCGAGGACGTCGCCCGGGCCGAGGCCGCGGGCACGCCTGCCAACATCGTCGACCGCCTCCGGCTCGACGAGTCCCGCCTCGAGGCGATGGCGCAGGGCCTGCGTGACGTCGCCGGGCTGCCCGACCCCGTCGGGGAGGTGCTGCGCGGCAGCACGCTGGCCAACGGACTCGAGCTGCGGCAGGTGCGGGTGCCGTTCGGCGTGGTCGGGATGATCTACGAGGCGCGCCCCAACGTCACCGCAGACGCGGCCGGGATCTGCCTGAAGTCCGGCAACGCCGTGCTGCTGCGCGGCTCCTCCAGCGCCCGGTCGAGCAACGCCGCGATCGTCGAGGCGATGCGCGGTGCGGTGGCGCGCAGTGGCCTGCCGGAGGACGTCGTACAGCTCGTACCGGGGGAGACCCACGACGGCGTCAAGGCCCTGATGCGGGCCCGGGGCCTCGTCGACGTGCTCATCCCGCGAGGGGGAGCGGGGCTGATCCGCAGCGTGGTCGAGGAGTCGACCGTGCCGGTCATCGAGACGGGCGTCGGCAACTGCCACGTCTACGTCGACGCCTCGGCCGACCTCGAGCAGGCGCTCGCGATCGTGCTCAACTCCAAGACCCACCGCACCAGCGTCTGCAACGCCGCCGAGTCGCTCCTCGTGCACGAGGACGTCGCCGACGAGTTCCTCCCCGCCGTGGTCGAGGCGCTGCAGGCGTCCGGGGTGCTCATCCACGGCGACAGCGCGTTCGCGGAGTACGACGACGTGGTGCCCGTGACCGACGAGGACCACGCCGCCGAGTTCCTCGGCCTGGAGATCTCCGCCGCCGTGGTCCCCGACGTCGAGGGCGCGATCGCCCACATCCGCCGCTGGTCGTCGGGTCACACGGAGGCGATCCTGGCCCGCGACCAGGCGACCATCCGGCGCTTCGTCGCCGCGGTGGACTCCGCGGCGGTGATGGTCAACGCCTCCACCCGCTTCACCGACGGCGGCGAGTTCGGCTTCGGTGCCGAGATCGGCATCTCCACCCAGAAGCTCCACGCACGCGGCCCGATGGGGCTGCCGGAGATGACGTCGAGCAAGTACGTCGTGGTCGGCGAGGGCCACGTCAGGTGA
- the nadD gene encoding nicotinate-nucleotide adenylyltransferase encodes MTGPVGQRRVGVMGGTFDPIHHGHLVAASEVQAWFDLDEVIFVPTGDPWQKSDRQVTTAEHRYLMTVVATAANPRFNVSRVDIDREGKTYTIDTLRDLKAEMPDAELFFITGADALADIFTWRDADELFELANFVGVTRPGYEMDPAAIAKIPSDRVTMVEIPALAISSTDCRERKRRGEPVWYLVPDGVVQYIAKHDLYTAAGAIADHPTSTTHRTSSTSSKDSA; translated from the coding sequence GTGACAGGTCCCGTGGGGCAGCGTCGTGTCGGGGTGATGGGTGGCACCTTCGACCCCATCCACCACGGCCACCTCGTGGCCGCGTCCGAGGTGCAGGCCTGGTTCGACCTCGACGAGGTGATCTTCGTGCCCACGGGCGACCCGTGGCAGAAGAGCGACCGGCAGGTCACGACGGCCGAGCACCGCTACCTGATGACCGTGGTCGCCACGGCTGCCAACCCGCGCTTCAACGTCTCCCGGGTCGACATCGATCGCGAGGGCAAGACCTACACGATCGACACGCTGCGTGACCTCAAGGCCGAGATGCCCGACGCCGAGCTGTTCTTCATCACCGGCGCCGACGCGCTCGCCGACATCTTCACCTGGCGTGACGCCGACGAGCTCTTCGAGCTCGCCAACTTTGTCGGCGTCACCCGGCCGGGCTACGAGATGGACCCGGCGGCGATTGCCAAGATCCCCTCCGACCGCGTGACGATGGTCGAGATCCCGGCCCTCGCGATCTCCTCGACCGACTGCCGCGAGCGCAAGCGTCGCGGCGAGCCTGTCTGGTACCTCGTGCCCGACGGCGTCGTGCAGTACATCGCGAAGCACGACCTCTACACGGCTGCCGGCGCCATCGCCGACCACCCGACCAGCACCACCCACCGCACCAGCTCCACCTCGAGCAAGGACTCTGCATGA
- a CDS encoding electron transfer flavoprotein subunit beta/FixA family protein, with amino-acid sequence MKYVPDATGDRKFEDDNTVDRVGVDGLLSELDEYAVEQALQFREKREGEEITVTALTVGPEKAVDAVRKSLQMGADSGVHVVDDAIAGSDYLGTSLVLAKAIEKIKADTGADLVICGMASTDASGSVVPAMLAERLGMPQVTLASVVESQGDQVRIKRDNEGSTEVIGATLPIVLSVTDQSGEARYPSFKGIMAAKKKPLETWSLSDLGLDADQVGLSVAYTQVEDTTARPPRTAGEIVTDEDGSGAGALVEFLASKKFI; translated from the coding sequence GTGAAGTACGTGCCGGACGCCACCGGTGATCGCAAGTTCGAGGACGACAACACCGTCGACCGCGTTGGCGTCGACGGCCTGCTGTCCGAGCTCGATGAGTACGCCGTGGAGCAGGCGCTGCAGTTCCGTGAGAAGCGCGAGGGTGAGGAGATCACCGTCACCGCGCTGACCGTGGGTCCGGAGAAGGCGGTCGACGCGGTGCGCAAGTCGCTGCAGATGGGTGCCGACTCCGGTGTCCACGTCGTCGATGACGCGATCGCGGGCTCCGACTACCTCGGCACCTCGCTGGTGCTCGCCAAGGCCATCGAGAAGATCAAGGCCGACACCGGCGCCGACCTCGTGATCTGCGGGATGGCGTCCACCGACGCGTCGGGCTCGGTCGTGCCGGCGATGCTGGCCGAGCGCCTCGGCATGCCCCAGGTGACGCTGGCCTCGGTCGTGGAGTCGCAGGGCGACCAGGTCCGGATCAAGCGTGACAACGAGGGCTCGACCGAGGTCATCGGCGCGACCCTGCCGATCGTGCTGTCGGTGACCGACCAGTCGGGCGAGGCCCGCTACCCGTCGTTCAAGGGCATCATGGCGGCCAAGAAGAAGCCGCTCGAGACGTGGTCGCTGAGCGACCTGGGCCTCGACGCCGACCAGGTCGGCCTGTCGGTGGCCTACACGCAGGTCGAGGACACCACCGCCCGCCCGCCGCGCACCGCCGGCGAGATCGTCACCGACGAGGACGGCTCGGGCGCCGGTGCGCTGGTCGAGTTCCTCGCGTCCAAGAAGTTCATCTGA
- a CDS encoding enoyl-CoA hydratase/isomerase family protein produces the protein MEFVSIDVTDGVAVLRLDRPKMNAISVQVQADLREAAAELTERDDVRSVVIWGGERVFAAGNDVKEMADLTYSDMVKVSASVSSATTAIARIPKPVVAAVNGYALGGGCELALAADLRFAAEDAVLGQPEVLLGIIPGAGGTQRLARLVGTSRAKDIIFTGRFVKADEALRIGMVDRVVPADKVLEESVAYAAQFSGAAALAVRAAKECIDRGSEVDLDTGLEIERQQFAGVFATEDRTRGITSFVENGPGKATFVGR, from the coding sequence ATGGAGTTCGTCTCGATCGACGTGACCGACGGGGTCGCAGTCCTGCGGCTGGACCGGCCGAAGATGAACGCGATCAGCGTCCAGGTCCAGGCCGACCTGCGCGAGGCCGCCGCCGAGCTGACCGAGCGCGACGACGTGCGCTCCGTGGTGATCTGGGGCGGCGAGCGCGTCTTCGCCGCGGGCAACGACGTCAAGGAGATGGCCGACCTGACCTACTCCGACATGGTCAAGGTCTCCGCCTCGGTGAGCTCGGCCACCACCGCGATCGCGCGGATCCCCAAGCCGGTCGTCGCGGCGGTCAACGGCTACGCCCTGGGCGGGGGCTGCGAGCTCGCCCTCGCCGCCGACCTGCGCTTCGCCGCTGAGGACGCCGTCCTCGGCCAGCCCGAGGTGCTGCTCGGCATCATCCCCGGGGCCGGCGGCACGCAGCGGCTCGCCCGGCTGGTCGGCACGTCGCGGGCGAAGGACATCATCTTCACCGGACGCTTCGTCAAGGCCGACGAGGCGCTGCGGATCGGGATGGTCGACCGGGTCGTCCCGGCGGACAAGGTGCTCGAGGAGTCGGTGGCGTACGCCGCCCAGTTCAGCGGCGCCGCCGCGCTGGCCGTCCGGGCCGCCAAGGAGTGCATCGACCGGGGCAGCGAGGTCGACCTCGACACCGGCCTGGAGATCGAGCGCCAGCAGTTCGCCGGAGTCTTTGCGACCGAGGACCGTACCCGCGGCATCACCTCGTTCGTTGAGAACGGACCGGGCAAGGCAACCTTCGTGGGCCGCTGA
- a CDS encoding electron transfer flavoprotein subunit alpha/FixB family protein, with translation MSEVLVVVDHADGEVKKPTYELLTIARRLGEPSAVFFGSPEQGDAVAEKVKKYGAAKVYVVDDAQIKGYLVAPKAEALQQLAEKSSPAAILLPSTFENKEVAGRLAIKLGSGLITDAVDVADSGVTTQSVFAGNYTVQAKVTQGTPIITVKPNSAAPEEADGAATVEAFAATISDVAKTAQVVATQPRQSTGRPELTEAAIVVSGGRGTGGNFEPVEGFADSLGAAVGASRAAVDSGWMPHAFQVGQTGKTVSPQLYVANGISGAIQHRAGMQTSKTIVAVNKDPEAPIFELVDFGVVGDLHTVLPAATEKITERKG, from the coding sequence ATGTCTGAGGTTCTTGTTGTAGTCGACCACGCCGACGGCGAGGTCAAGAAGCCCACCTACGAGCTGCTCACGATCGCGCGCCGTCTCGGCGAGCCGTCCGCGGTGTTCTTCGGCTCGCCCGAGCAGGGCGACGCCGTGGCGGAGAAGGTCAAGAAGTACGGCGCCGCGAAGGTCTACGTCGTCGACGACGCCCAGATCAAGGGCTACCTCGTCGCGCCGAAGGCCGAGGCGCTGCAGCAGCTCGCCGAGAAGAGCAGCCCCGCCGCGATCCTGCTCCCGTCGACGTTCGAGAACAAGGAGGTCGCCGGTCGCCTGGCGATCAAGCTGGGCTCGGGCCTGATCACCGACGCCGTCGACGTCGCCGACTCGGGCGTGACCACGCAGAGCGTGTTCGCGGGCAACTACACCGTGCAGGCGAAGGTCACCCAGGGCACGCCGATCATCACCGTCAAGCCCAACTCGGCCGCCCCCGAGGAGGCCGACGGCGCGGCCACAGTGGAGGCATTCGCCGCGACCATCAGCGACGTCGCGAAGACGGCGCAGGTCGTGGCCACCCAGCCGCGTCAGTCCACGGGTCGCCCGGAGCTCACCGAGGCCGCGATCGTGGTCTCCGGTGGTCGTGGCACGGGCGGCAACTTCGAGCCGGTCGAGGGCTTCGCGGACTCGCTCGGCGCGGCCGTGGGCGCCTCGCGTGCCGCGGTCGACTCCGGTTGGATGCCGCACGCGTTCCAGGTCGGCCAGACCGGCAAGACGGTCTCGCCGCAGCTCTACGTCGCCAACGGCATCTCGGGTGCGATCCAGCACCGCGCCGGCATGCAGACGTCGAAGACCATCGTCGCGGTCAACAAGGACCCCGAGGCGCCGATCTTCGAGCTTGTCGACTTCGGCGTCGTGGGCGACCTCCACACGGTCCTGCCCGCCGCGACGGAGAAGATCACCGAGCGCAAGGGCTGA